In the genome of Macrobrachium nipponense isolate FS-2020 chromosome 42, ASM1510439v2, whole genome shotgun sequence, one region contains:
- the LOC135213146 gene encoding spermidine/spermine N(1)-acetyltransferase-like protein 1 isoform X1, with the protein MSNTKIRKANASDSEKLLVLIKELSKELQLTSSVQLMQKDLEDGESGRPAVFTVYVCQNDQGALIGYVLFYNTYSTWEGRSLCVEELYVIPSKRRKGIGSSLLKKAVQVALERGCSRVNVTAYPGNKFLMSQGAIDLTNIEKWLFFRINQKAMEDFAHRCKIVEGTKIREATNEDFKGVMKLIHDLANYEKMPDGPVITEKTLEEDSQSSETFYECYVAEAEGQLVGYSIFFYTFSGEGPGVYMEDLYVTPEYRKRGIGLALWGSVIKASLKIGGKRCDFAVLDWNTPSIEFYKRMGAVDMTQEKGFHFHRMTKDVMQSYLALHSSHSCGQ; encoded by the exons ATGTCCAATACAAAAATCAGGAAAGCCAATGCCTCTGACAGTGAAAAGTtattggttttgatcaaagaGCTGTCAAAAGAGCTCCAGTTGACATCATCAGTGCAGTTAATGCAAAAAG ATCTAGAGGATGGTGAATCTGGAAGGCCAGCAGTCTTTACTGTATATGTGTGTCAGAATGACCAAGGTGCCCTTATCGGGTATGTACTATTTTACAACACGTATTCTACTTGGGAAGGCAGAAGTCTTTGTGTAGAGGAACTCTATGTCATTCCATCCAAGAGGAGAAAGGGGATAGGCTCATCTTTACTAAAGAAAGCAGTACAG GTTGCGCTCGAGAGAGGATGCAGTCGTGTTAATGTCACAGCGTATCCAGGAAATAAATTCCTTATGAGTCAGGGTGCTATTGACCTCACAAACATTGAGAAGTGGCTTTTCTTCAGAATAAACCAAAAAGCCATGGAAGATTTTGCTCATAG ATGTAAAATTGTAGAAGGAACCAAAATAAGGGAAGCAACCAATGAAGATTTTAAAGGTGTCATGAAACTCATTCATGACCTTGCAAATTATGAGAAGATGCCTGATGGCCCGGTGATTACTGAAAAAA ctttAGAAGAAGACAGCCAAAGCAGTGAGACATTCTATGAATGCTATGTGGCAGAAGCAGAGGGTCAGTTGGTTGGATATAGCATCTTTTTCTACACTTTCAGTGGAGAAGGACCTGGTGTATACATGGAGGATCTGTATGTAACCCCAGAGTACAGGAAAAGGGGAATTGGATTGGCACTATGGGGAAGTGTGATTAAG GCAAGTCTCAAGATCGGAGGAAAAAGGTGTGATTTTGCTGTCCTAGACTGGAACACCCCGAGTATTGAATTCTACAAACGTATGGGTGCGGTAGATATGACGCAAGAAAAGGGCTTCCATTTTCATAGAATGACCAAAGATGTTATGCAGTCATAT CTGGCTTTGCACTCCTCCCATTCATGTGGGCAGTAA
- the LOC135213146 gene encoding thialysine N-epsilon-acetyltransferase-like isoform X2 codes for MSNTKIRKANASDSEKLLVLIKELSKELQLTSSVQLMQKDLEDGESGRPAVFTVYVCQNDQGALIGYVLFYNTYSTWEGRSLCVEELYVIPSKRRKGIGSSLLKKAVQVALERGCSRVNVTAYPGNKFLMSQGAIDLTNIEKWLFFRINQKAMEDFAHRCKIVEGTKIREATNEDFKGVMKLIHDLANYEKMPDGPVITEKTLEEDSQSSETFYECYVAEAEGQLVGYSIFFYTFSGEGPGVYMEDLYVTPEYRKRGIGLALWGSVIKEWIYTSIQGTREDFSCGV; via the exons ATGTCCAATACAAAAATCAGGAAAGCCAATGCCTCTGACAGTGAAAAGTtattggttttgatcaaagaGCTGTCAAAAGAGCTCCAGTTGACATCATCAGTGCAGTTAATGCAAAAAG ATCTAGAGGATGGTGAATCTGGAAGGCCAGCAGTCTTTACTGTATATGTGTGTCAGAATGACCAAGGTGCCCTTATCGGGTATGTACTATTTTACAACACGTATTCTACTTGGGAAGGCAGAAGTCTTTGTGTAGAGGAACTCTATGTCATTCCATCCAAGAGGAGAAAGGGGATAGGCTCATCTTTACTAAAGAAAGCAGTACAG GTTGCGCTCGAGAGAGGATGCAGTCGTGTTAATGTCACAGCGTATCCAGGAAATAAATTCCTTATGAGTCAGGGTGCTATTGACCTCACAAACATTGAGAAGTGGCTTTTCTTCAGAATAAACCAAAAAGCCATGGAAGATTTTGCTCATAG ATGTAAAATTGTAGAAGGAACCAAAATAAGGGAAGCAACCAATGAAGATTTTAAAGGTGTCATGAAACTCATTCATGACCTTGCAAATTATGAGAAGATGCCTGATGGCCCGGTGATTACTGAAAAAA ctttAGAAGAAGACAGCCAAAGCAGTGAGACATTCTATGAATGCTATGTGGCAGAAGCAGAGGGTCAGTTGGTTGGATATAGCATCTTTTTCTACACTTTCAGTGGAGAAGGACCTGGTGTATACATGGAGGATCTGTATGTAACCCCAGAGTACAGGAAAAGGGGAATTGGATTGGCACTATGGGGAAGTGTGATTAAG GAATGGATTTATACATCTATCCAGGGCACCCGTGAAGATTTCAGCTGTGGTGTTTGA
- the LOC135213147 gene encoding N-acetyltransferase 9-like protein — translation MPLVILWEDLYIMKINGKTQLVGDKVILVPYKKSHVAKYHKWMQSPRLQELTASEPLTEEEEYDMQKSWYEDDNKCTFIILDKGCFEETGSEEQSMIGDTNLYLNEDEGKSVAEGEIMIAEMAFAGKKRGWEAMLLMFRYGVECLGIVKYQVKIGMSNTPSICMFKKMNFCTVSESQVFKEITMESEVNETWRTWLNENTKHFSIVPHENEDLG, via the exons ATGCCATTAGTCATACTATGGGAG GACCTGTACATTATGAAGATTAATGGCAAAACACAGTTAGTAGGTGATAAAGTAATTCTTGTGCCATACAAGAAGTCCCACGTCGCAAAGTATCATAAGTGGATGCAGTCACCGAGATTGCAGGAACTTACTGCATCAGAGCCTCTTACTGAAGAGGAAGAATATGATATGCAGAAGTCATGGTATGAAGATGATAATAAATGTACATTTATCATATTAGACAAAGGATGCTTTGAAGAAACAGGATCTGAGGAGCAGTCCATGATAGGTGATACTAATCTTTACCTTAATGAAGATGAAGGGAAATCTGTAGCGGAAGGAGAGATAATGATAGCGGAAATGGCCTTTGCAGGGAAGAAGCGAGGCTGGGAAGCGATGCTCCTCATGTTCCGCTACGGAGTGGAATGCTTAGGAATTGTGAAGTACCAAGTGAAAATTGGTATGTCGAACACTCCGAGTATTTGTATGTTCAAGAAGATGAATTTCTGCACTGTGTCTGAGTCACAAGTGTTCAAGGAGATCACTATGGAAAGTGAAGTGAATGAGACATGGAGAACTTGGTTAAATGAGAACACAAAACATTTTAGTATTGTTCCACATGAAAATGAAGATCTAGGATAA
- the LOC135213357 gene encoding N-acetyltransferase 9-like protein has protein sequence MFQDLYIMKINGRTQLVGDKVILVPYKKSHVAKYHKWMQSPRLQELTASEPLTEEEEYDMQKSWYEDDNKCTFIILDKGCFEETGSEEQSMIGDTNLYLNEDEGKSVAEGEIMIAEMAFAGKKRGWEAMLLMFRYGVEFLGIVKYQVKIGMSNTPSICMFKKMNFCTVSESQLFKEITMESEVNETWRTWLNENTKHFSIVPHENEDLG, from the coding sequence ATGTTTCAGGACCTGTACATTATGAAGATTAATGGCAGAACACAGTTAGTAGGTGACAAAGTAATTCTTGTGCCATACAAGAAGTCCCACGTCGCAAAGTATCATAAGTGGATGCAGTCACCAAGATTGCAGGAACTTACTGCATCAGAGCCTCTTACTGAAGAGGAAGAATATGATATGCAAAAGTCATGGTATGAAGATGATAATAAATGCACATTTATCATATTAGACAAAGGATGCTTTGAAGAAACAGGATCTGAGGAGCAGTCCATGATAGGTGATACTAATCTTTACCTTAATGAAGATGAAGGGAAATCTGTAGCGGAAGGAGAGATAATGATAGCGGAAATGGCTTTTGCAGGGAAGAAGCGAGGCTGGGAAGCGATGCTCCTCATGTTCCGCTACGGAGTGGAATTCTTAGGAATTGTGAAGTACCAAGTGAAAATTGGTATGTCGAACACTCCGAGTATTTGTATGTTCAAGAAGATGAATTTCTGCACTGTGTCTGAGTCACAATTGTTCAAGGAGATCACTATGGAAAGTGAAGTGAATGAGACATGGAGAACTTGGTTAAATGAGAACACAAAACATTTTAGTATTGTTCCACATGAAAATGAAGATCTAGGATAA
- the LOC135213148 gene encoding spermidine/spermine N(1)-acetyltransferase-like protein 1 isoform X1, which yields MSNTKIRKANASDSEKLLVLIKELSKELQLTSSVQLMQKDLEDGESGRPAVFTVYVCQNDQGALIGYVLFYNTYSTWEGRSLCVEELYVIPSKRRKGIGSSLLKKAVQVALERGCSRVNVTAYPGNKFLMSQGAIDLTNIEKWLFFRINQKAMEDFAHRCKIVEGTKIREATNEDFKGVMKLIHDLANYEKMPDGPVITEKTLEEDSQSSETFYECYVAEAEGQLVGYSIFFYTFSGEGPGVYMEDLYVTPEYRKRGIGLALWGSVIKASLKIGGKRCDFAVLDWNTPSIEFYKRMGAVDMTQEKGFHFHRMTKDVMQSYLALHSSHSCGQ from the exons ATGTCCAATACAAAAATCAGGAAAGCCAATGCCTCTGACAGTGAAAAGTtattggttttgatcaaagaGCTGTCAAAAGAGCTCCAGTTGACATCATCAGTGCAGTTAATGCAAAAAG ATCTAGAGGATGGTGAATCTGGAAGGCCAGCAGTCTTTACTGTATATGTGTGTCAGAATGACCAAGGTGCCCTTATCGGGTATGTACTATTTTACAACACATATTCTACTTGGGAAGGCAGAAGTCTTTGTGTAGAGGAACTCTATGTCATTCCATCCAAGAGGAGAAAGGGGATAGGCTCATCTTTACTAAAGAAAGCAGTACAG GTTGCGCTCGAGAGAGGATGCAGTCGTGTTAATGTCACAGCGTATCCAGGAAATAAATTCCTTATGAGTCAGGGTGCTATTGACCTCACAAACATTGAGAAGTGGCTTTTCTTCAGAATAAACCAAAAAGCTATGGAAGATTTTGCTCATAG GTGTAAAATTGTAGAAGGAACCAAAATAAGGGAAGCAACCAATGAAGATTTTAAAGGTGTCATGAAACTCATTCATGACCTTGCAAATTATGAGAAGATGCCTGATGGCCCAGTGATTACTGAAAAAA ctttAGAAGAAGACAGCCAAAGCAGTGAGACATTCTATGAATGCTATGTGGCAGAAGCAGAGGGTCAGTTGGTTGGATATAGCATCTTTTTCTACACTTTCAGTGGAGAAGGACCTGGTGTATACATGGAGGATCTGTATGTAACCCCAGAGTACAGGAAAAGGGGAATTGGATTGGCACTATGGGGAAGTGTGATTAAG GCAAGTCTTAAGATCGGAGGAAAAAGGTGTGATTTTGCTGTCCTAGACTGGAACACCCCGAGTATTGAATTCTACAAACGTATGGGTGCGGTAGATATGACGCAAGAAAAGGGCTTCCATTTTCATAGAATGACCAAAGATGTTATGCAGTCATAT cTGGCTTTGCACTCCTCCCATTCATGTGGGCAGTAA
- the LOC135213148 gene encoding thialysine N-epsilon-acetyltransferase-like isoform X2, protein MSNTKIRKANASDSEKLLVLIKELSKELQLTSSVQLMQKDLEDGESGRPAVFTVYVCQNDQGALIGYVLFYNTYSTWEGRSLCVEELYVIPSKRRKGIGSSLLKKAVQVALERGCSRVNVTAYPGNKFLMSQGAIDLTNIEKWLFFRINQKAMEDFAHRCKIVEGTKIREATNEDFKGVMKLIHDLANYEKMPDGPVITEKTLEEDSQSSETFYECYVAEAEGQLVGYSIFFYTFSGEGPGVYMEDLYVTPEYRKRGIGLALWGSVIKEWIYTSIQGTREDFSCGV, encoded by the exons ATGTCCAATACAAAAATCAGGAAAGCCAATGCCTCTGACAGTGAAAAGTtattggttttgatcaaagaGCTGTCAAAAGAGCTCCAGTTGACATCATCAGTGCAGTTAATGCAAAAAG ATCTAGAGGATGGTGAATCTGGAAGGCCAGCAGTCTTTACTGTATATGTGTGTCAGAATGACCAAGGTGCCCTTATCGGGTATGTACTATTTTACAACACATATTCTACTTGGGAAGGCAGAAGTCTTTGTGTAGAGGAACTCTATGTCATTCCATCCAAGAGGAGAAAGGGGATAGGCTCATCTTTACTAAAGAAAGCAGTACAG GTTGCGCTCGAGAGAGGATGCAGTCGTGTTAATGTCACAGCGTATCCAGGAAATAAATTCCTTATGAGTCAGGGTGCTATTGACCTCACAAACATTGAGAAGTGGCTTTTCTTCAGAATAAACCAAAAAGCTATGGAAGATTTTGCTCATAG GTGTAAAATTGTAGAAGGAACCAAAATAAGGGAAGCAACCAATGAAGATTTTAAAGGTGTCATGAAACTCATTCATGACCTTGCAAATTATGAGAAGATGCCTGATGGCCCAGTGATTACTGAAAAAA ctttAGAAGAAGACAGCCAAAGCAGTGAGACATTCTATGAATGCTATGTGGCAGAAGCAGAGGGTCAGTTGGTTGGATATAGCATCTTTTTCTACACTTTCAGTGGAGAAGGACCTGGTGTATACATGGAGGATCTGTATGTAACCCCAGAGTACAGGAAAAGGGGAATTGGATTGGCACTATGGGGAAGTGTGATTAAG GAATGGATTTATACATCTATCCAGGGTACCCGTGAAGATTTCAGCTGTGGTGTTTGA